A single window of Mus pahari unplaced genomic scaffold, PAHARI_EIJ_v1.1 scaffold_12339_1, whole genome shotgun sequence DNA harbors:
- the LOC110314976 gene encoding olfactory receptor 145-like codes for MGVENGSLVTKFILQGLTNDPDLQLPLFFLFLLIYTTTALGNLSLINLIALNSHLHTPMYFFLLNLSFIDLCYSSVITPKMLMNFLVRKNFISYAGCMTQLYFFVFFAVSECCVLSSMAYDRYVAICNPLLYNIAMSPKVCSYLMLGSYTMGFSGAMIHTGWMLRLTFCDRSTINHYFCDLLPLLQLSCTNTYANEIEIIIVGGIDIIVPSIIIFTSYGFILSNIFQMRSTEGRSKAFSTCGSHIIAVSLFFGSGAFMYLQPSSPESMDQGKRSSVFYTILVPMMNPLIYSLRNKDVKIALKKTFSTRRFR; via the coding sequence ATGGGTGTGGAGAATGGTTCTTTGGTGACCAAATTCATTCTGCAGGGATTGACAAATGATCCTGATCTCCAGTTAccattgttctttctctttctgctaaTATACACAACAACAGCACTGGGGAATTTGTCCTTGATCAATTTAATTGCACTGAATTCTCACCttcacacccccatgtactttttccttttaaacttgtCCTTCATTGACCTTTGTTATTCATCTGTAATTACACCCAAAATGCTGATGAACTTCTTAGTAAGGAAGAACTTTATCTCCTATGCAGGATGTATGACCCAgctctatttctttgttttttttgctgTTAGTGAATGTTGTGTTCTGTCATCAATGGCCTATGATCGTTATGTGGCTATATGCAATCCACTCTTGTATAACATTGCTATGTCTCCCAAGGTTTGTTCCTATCTTATGCTTGGTTCATACACAATGGGATTTTCTGGTGCTATGATCCACACTGGATGGATGCTTAGACTGACCTTCTGTGATAGGAGCACTATCAACCACTATTTCTGTGATCTACTCCCTTTGTTGCAGCTCTCCTGTACCAACACCTATGCAAATGAGATTGAGATTATTATTGTAGGTGGGATTGATATCATTGTTCCCAGTATCATCATTTTTACCTCTTATGGCTTCATTCTCTCTAACATCTTTCAAATGAGATCCACTGAGGGCAGATCCAAAGCCTTTAGCACCTGCGGTTCCCACATAATTgctgtttctttattctttggttCAGGTGCATTTATGTATCTTCAACCCTCTTCACCTGAGTCTATGGATCAGGGGAAAAGGTCTTCTGTATTTTATACCATATTGGTTCCTATGATGAACCCCTTAATCTATAGTTTGAGGAACAAAGATGTTAAAATTGCCCTGAAAAAAACATTTAGCACGAGGAGGTTTAGATGA